Part of the Moorena sp. SIOASIH genome, ATCCTTATATTGATTGGGAGCAATTACCAGTACAAGTCACGATCAAGCTCACCTCTTGGCCAACAAATGGTAAAAGTCGCATAGCTGGGGTTAGTTCTTTTGGTTTTAGTGGCACCAATGCTCATATAGTTTTAGAAGAAGCTCCTGCAGAAGTCAGAAGTCAGAAGTCAGAAGTCGGAAGTGAGGATATTGTTGAACGTCCAGTTCATATATTTACTATGTCAGGGAAAACCGAAAAGGCTCTTGCTGATTTAGTCAATAGTTATCAAAGTTATTTAGAAGCAGAAAGTAATCAGAAGGATTTGGGGGATATTTGCTACACAGCTAACATCGGTAGAGCAGAATTTAACCATAGATTAGCTTTGATAACTTCTGAGCAACAAGAGTTAGTAGAACAACTCAAACAATACAAACAGGGAGAGAATGTTCCTGGCATATGTTCAGGACAAATAACAAGGCAAACTAGGAGGAAAATCGCCTTTCTATTTACAGGTCAAGGTTCTCAATATCGGCAAATGGGAAGGCAGTTATACCAGACTCAACCCACTTTTAAGAAAATTATCGACCAGTGTAGTGAGATTCTGGGAAAATATCTAGAAGTTTCTTTATTAGATGTACTTTATCCGGCTCAGGTTAAAGATGAAACTTCTACTTTGATAGACCAAACAGGTTATACCCAACCTGCTATATTTTCCCTAGGGTATGCCCTAGCTAAGTTATGGGAATCATGGGGAATTAAAGCCAATGTAGTCATGGGTCATAGTGTAGGAGAATATGTAGCAGCTTGTGTGGCAGGAGTATTTAGCCTAGAAGATGGTCTAAAATTAATAGCCATGCGGGGACAGTTGATGCAACAGTTACCCTCCGGTGGTCAGATGGTATCTGTAATGGCATCAGAATCTCAGGTAATAGAGGCTATAGAAGAGTATAGTTCCCCAGTGACAATAGCAGCGATTAATGGACCAGAAAGTATAGTAATTTCAGGGAACAGTGGAGCGATAACAACTATTTGTGATATATTAAAAAATATGGGAATTAAGACCAAACAATTACAGGTGTCCCATGCTTTCCATTCCCCATTGATGGAACCAATGTTAACAGAATTTGAAGCAGTAGCCAAACAAGTAACCTATAATCAACCCAAAATACCACTAATATCAAACGTCACTGGTGAAGAAGTAGGTGCGGAAATAACCACTGCTGAATATTGGGTGGGTCATGTGCGTCAACCAGTAAGATTTGCCCAGAGTATGAAAACTCTCTATGAGCAAGGATATGAAACCTTCCTAGAAATAGGACCTAAGCCAATATTGTTAGGAATGGGAAGGCAATGTGTAACAGAAGACGTAGGAGAATGGTTGCCCTCATTACGTCCAGGAGTGGATGAATGGCAACAAATGCTCTCTAGCTTAGGACAATTGTATGTAAAAGGAGCCAAAATAGACTGGTCAGGGTTTGACAAAGATTATGAGCATCAGAAAGTAGTTTTGCCGACATATCCCTTCCAACGAGAACGCTACTGGGTAGGAACCAAAGAAAACGGACAAAAAAGCTCGTTAACATCGGAAAATAATACTGAGATAGTTAATCTACTGACTCAGGGAAGAATAGATGCCTTAGCTCAAGAACTAGAAAAAGTTGGCAATCTTTCCCAAAGCGAAATAGATTTATTACCTAAACTGCTATACTTGCTATCTAAACAGCATCAACAACAACTAGAAACAGTCAGCATCAAAGATTGGCTTTATCAAGTCGAATGGAGAAATAAAGGTATATGGAGTCGGCTACAGCCTCCAGACTACCTGCCAACACCTCCAGAAGTTGAACAACAATTGACTTCCACCCTGAAAGAATTAGTAACTAGGTCAGACAATGATAGATCCGAGCAAATCCAAACTTGCTTAGAAGAATTAAGTATAGACTATATAGTGCAAGGATTGCAGGAAATGAGTTGGCCATACAAACCAACTGAGAGCTTCTCGATAGATTCTGCAGCCTCTCGTCTAGGCATAGTCAACAGCCAGCGACAACTATTCAACCGAATGCTCCAAATTCTAGCATCCGTGGGAATTGTACAGTCAACCCAACAGCAGTGGCAGGTATTACAAACTTTGGAGAAAGTCAACCCTGGTGAAAAAAGCCAGAAGTTACTGACTCAGTATCCCGAGGAAGAAGCTGCCTTGATACTACTTCATCGTTGTGCATCTCAACTGAGCGGGGTATTGCGAGGCGCAGTTGAGCCAGTGCAATTACTGTTTCCTGAAGGTGATCTAACTACAGCTACTCTACTCTATCAAGAGTCACCAGTAGCTAAAGTGATGAACACGATAGTGCAAAAAGCGATCGCCAAAGCAATAGAGAAATTACCACAAAACCGTGGGCTAAAAATATTGGAAATTGGAGCCGGAACAGGAGGCACTACCAGCTATATTCTACCCCATCTGCCACCTTCGCAAACGGAATATGTGTTCACCGATATAGGAACGCTATTCACTACTAAAGCGAAGCAGAAGTTCCAAGACTATCCATTTGTGCGCTATCAAACCTTGGATATTGAAGTAGAGCCAGTAAGCCAAGGATTTGAACCTCACCAGTACGATGTGATTATAGCTGCCAATGTACTTCATGCTACTGCCAATATCCAACAAACATTATCCCATGTGAGAAAATTGTTGGTGGCAGGGGGAATGTTGGTATTGTTAGAAGGAACAACTCCCCAGAAGTGGGTAGATTTAATCTTTGGATTATTAGAAGGATGGTGGAAATTCCAAGATTATGAGTTACGACCAGACTATCCTCTATTGTCCCAAAGTAAGTGGAAGCAAGTACTTAGTGAAACTGGTTTTACTAAACAAGTAGTAGCCCTGCCAGATATTGAGGGAATGCCAGAATTTTTGTCTCGGCAGGCAGTGATTGTTGCTGAAGCTGATGAAACGACAATGGAGGCAACATCATCAACACCCAAGAATTGGTTGATACTGGCAGATACTCAGGGAGTGGCGCAACAGTTAGCCAATCAAATGCGCTCAGTGGGAGAACAGTGTACTTTAGTATTTGCCGGGGAGAAATATCAACAACCGGCACCAGGAGAGTTTACAATTAATCCCCGTAAGCCAGAAGAATTCGAGCAACTGATAGCTACAGTAGGATCTTACTCAAATTCAAGATTATATGGAGTAGTGCAATGTTGGACGACCGAAGCATTTCTGGGTAAAGAAATCAGCTCCCAGGAGTTAGAAAATTTATCTCAACTGGGTTGTGGTACGACATTATCAGTCGTACAAGCTTTAGTAAAAAGTGGCTTATCCCAACTACCACGGTTATGGTTAGTCACTTCAGGAGCACAACCTGTACCGGAAAGTCATCCTGTGATACCAGGCTTAGCACAATCTGCGGTGTGGGGAATGGGGAAGGCGATTAACCTGGAACACCCAGAATTATCCTGTATGCAAATTGATTTAGACCCAATGAAGACAGTAGAGCATCAAGCATGGACACTGTTCAATGAAATTTGGTCTGAGGATAGAGAAAATCAGGTTGTATGGCGAGGAGATAGTCGTTATGTGGCTCGATTAGTGCGCAGCAGTCATCAGCAAACAGAAGTGCCTCTGAATTTCCGGGAAAACGCTTCCTACTTGATTACAGGAGGTCTGGGAGGTTTGGGCTTACTGGTTGCCCGTTGGATGGTGTCCAGAGGAGCCAAGCATTTAATCTTACTGGGACGCCGTGCTCCTGATGATGCTGTTGTGAAAAAATTAACTGAGTTGGAACAAGCAGGTGCTGAAGTAGTAGTGGAAAAGGCTGATGTATCCGAATGGGATTCAATGCTGCGGGTATTTGACAAAATTAACCAATCCACCTTCCCACTGGCAGGAGTGATTCATTCAGCAGGAATGTTATCCGATGGAGTGCTGCAAAACCAGAGTTGGTCGAGTTTTCAACAGGTAATGGCACCGAAAGTTCAGGGGGCTTGGCATTTGCATCAATTGACCAAAAACCAGCAATTGGACTTTTTTGTGTTGTTTTCTTCAATGGCATCTATTTTGGGTTCACCAGGTCAGGGAAATCATTCGGCAGCAAATGGGTTTTTGGATGGTCTAGCTCATTATCGTCGAAGTATGGGGCTACCTGGATTGAGCATAAATTTGGGGGTAGTGTCTCAAGTAGGAGAAGCGGCAGAGCGTGGAGCCAATGTCATATCACAGCAGAAGGGTCTAGGAGTGATCGCACCAACTCAAATGTTAGAGTCTCTAGAGCTAGTGATGAGTGGTTCAGATGTGCAAATAGGGATATCACCCATAAAGTGGTCAGCTTGGCAAGAGCGAATTGAAAAATGGCCGTTCT contains:
- a CDS encoding type I polyketide synthase — encoded protein: MNRKPTQEKKQNLPLERAIKALKDARSKLERYENQSKEPIAIIGMGCRVPGGASTPEAFWELLQNGVDGITEVPPDRWPINKYYDSDPTTPGKISTRYGGFVERLQEFDANFFGISPKETIHLDPQQRLLLEVSWEALERSGINPQQLTGTSTGVFVGICGSDYTQKILTQGLEQIDAYLGTGNSHSTASGRISYLLGLKGPSLAVDTACSSSLVSIHLATTSLRNTECDLALAGGVNALISPEFSINFSKAGMLSPDGRCKTFDATADGFVRSEGCGMVVLKRLSDAVAHGDNILAVIRGTAINQDGDTSGLTVPNGPSQQAVIRQALENGGVDPASISYIEAHGTGTSLGDPIEVGAIGRVFGKTHSQEQPVIIGSAKTNIGHLEGAAGIAGLMKVVLQLQNQKIAPSLHFNQPNPYIDWEQLPVQVTIKLTSWPTNGKSRIAGVSSFGFSGTNAHIVLEEAPAEVRSQKSEVGSEDIVERPVHIFTMSGKTEKALADLVNSYQSYLEAESNQKDLGDICYTANIGRAEFNHRLALITSEQQELVEQLKQYKQGENVPGICSGQITRQTRRKIAFLFTGQGSQYRQMGRQLYQTQPTFKKIIDQCSEILGKYLEVSLLDVLYPAQVKDETSTLIDQTGYTQPAIFSLGYALAKLWESWGIKANVVMGHSVGEYVAACVAGVFSLEDGLKLIAMRGQLMQQLPSGGQMVSVMASESQVIEAIEEYSSPVTIAAINGPESIVISGNSGAITTICDILKNMGIKTKQLQVSHAFHSPLMEPMLTEFEAVAKQVTYNQPKIPLISNVTGEEVGAEITTAEYWVGHVRQPVRFAQSMKTLYEQGYETFLEIGPKPILLGMGRQCVTEDVGEWLPSLRPGVDEWQQMLSSLGQLYVKGAKIDWSGFDKDYEHQKVVLPTYPFQRERYWVGTKENGQKSSLTSENNTEIVNLLTQGRIDALAQELEKVGNLSQSEIDLLPKLLYLLSKQHQQQLETVSIKDWLYQVEWRNKGIWSRLQPPDYLPTPPEVEQQLTSTLKELVTRSDNDRSEQIQTCLEELSIDYIVQGLQEMSWPYKPTESFSIDSAASRLGIVNSQRQLFNRMLQILASVGIVQSTQQQWQVLQTLEKVNPGEKSQKLLTQYPEEEAALILLHRCASQLSGVLRGAVEPVQLLFPEGDLTTATLLYQESPVAKVMNTIVQKAIAKAIEKLPQNRGLKILEIGAGTGGTTSYILPHLPPSQTEYVFTDIGTLFTTKAKQKFQDYPFVRYQTLDIEVEPVSQGFEPHQYDVIIAANVLHATANIQQTLSHVRKLLVAGGMLVLLEGTTPQKWVDLIFGLLEGWWKFQDYELRPDYPLLSQSKWKQVLSETGFTKQVVALPDIEGMPEFLSRQAVIVAEADETTMEATSSTPKNWLILADTQGVAQQLANQMRSVGEQCTLVFAGEKYQQPAPGEFTINPRKPEEFEQLIATVGSYSNSRLYGVVQCWTTEAFLGKEISSQELENLSQLGCGTTLSVVQALVKSGLSQLPRLWLVTSGAQPVPESHPVIPGLAQSAVWGMGKAINLEHPELSCMQIDLDPMKTVEHQAWTLFNEIWSEDRENQVVWRGDSRYVARLVRSSHQQTEVPLNFRENASYLITGGLGGLGLLVARWMVSRGAKHLILLGRRAPDDAVVKKLTELEQAGAEVVVEKADVSEWDSMLRVFDKINQSTFPLAGVIHSAGMLSDGVLQNQSWSSFQQVMAPKVQGAWHLHQLTKNQQLDFFVLFSSMASILGSPGQGNHSAANGFLDGLAHYRRSMGLPGLSINLGVVSQVGEAAERGANVISQQKGLGVIAPTQMLESLELVMSGSDVQIGISPIKWSAWQERIEKWPFLADWKEITITTSQESKSEFLQKLEAANIWERQELLVSLVRTQVAKVLGMNKGESIGLEEGFFDLGMDSLTSVELRNNLQTILGCSIPLTLAFDYPTVGELIDYLAQQVLENADCLDTLVTKPTESDKTQKQEDSLAKTKELSEDQLEELINQKLNSLMINK